GGGGAGCTGGGAGTCAAGTTCGCCGTCGACGGCAGCGATGTGGCACCGGGGATGCGGGCGGACCTCGGCCACATCAATGACCGCGTCCTGCACCTAGCGCGGGAGCAATCGGACGACATCCGGGTGGGCCTTGAGAACCTCGGCGTCGAGATCCTGATGGGCTCCGGGAAGCTCCTGGACAACCACACCATCGAGGTCATCACCTCGGACGGCATCAAGACGATTACGGCCGACGCCATCCTTCTCGCCGTCGGCGCGCACCCCCGCGAGCTGCCCACGGCAAAGCCCGACGGTGAGCGCATCCTGAACTGGGCACAGATCTACAACCTCGAAGAACTTCCGGAAGACCTGATCGTCGTCGGTTCCGGCGTCACCGGCGCAGAATTCGCTTCGGCCTACAACGGCCTTGGCTCGAACGTCACCCTCATTTCGAGCCGCGACCAGGTGCTGCCCGGCTCGGACACCGACGCAGCCCAGGTCCTTGAAGGTGTCTTCAAGCGGCGCGGCGTGCGCGTCCTGTCCCGCTCACGCGCCGAGGCCGTCGAAAGGACCGATGCCGGCGTGAAGGTGACGCTCGGCGACGGTTCGGTGGTGACCGGCAGCCACTGCCTGGTATGCGTGGGATCTATTCCCAACACGGCCGGAATCGGGCTGGAAGAGGCGGGCGTGGCTGTCACGGAGTCCGGCCACATCAAGGTGGATGGCGTCTCCCGCACCACCGCGCCGAACATTTACGCCGCTGGCGATTGCACGGGAATCCTGGCTCTCGCCTCGGTCGCTGCCATGCAGGGCCGCATTGCTGTTGCGCACTTCCTGGGCGACGCCGTCATGCCGATCAAGCTCCACCAGGTTGCTTCCAACATCTTCACTTCACCGGAAATCGCCTCCGTGGGCGTCTCCGAGGCCGACCTCGAATCAGGTAAATACCAGGGCGACGTGGTCATGCTGTCCCTGCTGAGCAACGCCCGCGCCAAGATGCGCAACACCAAAGACGGCTTCGTCAAGATCATTGCGCGCAAGGGTTCCGGAACGGTGATCGGTGGCGTCGTCATCGGCCCCAATGCCTCCGAGCTCATCTTCCCGATCGCTGTTGCGGTGAAGCAGAAACTGCACGTCGACGACCTCGCGAGCACCTTTACCGTGTACCCCTCGCTGACCGGTTCCATCTCGGAAGCGGCGCGACGGTTGCACGTGCATATGTAGGGCATGGCTCTGGTTGCCTAACGCCCTAGAACCTCGCTCACCCTCTCGAGCGATTCCGGATGCGCGGCGATCTCCACCGCGCCTTCGTCCGTCAACACGGTCATTGCCTCGATTCCATAGACCTGGATGTACTTACGGTCCTTGCGGCTGACTTTTCGGCGCCCCGGTAGTAGATCCTGGACCTTGATCGTCGTCGCCCGTCCGGACGGCTCCAGGGTGTCGTACACCGCGGGCTGGAATGGATAGACCCGGCGCTGGGCGTCGCGATCCCTTGGTTCCAGAGGCTGCTGAGAGAACCTGTCCGGGAGTCCGGATAGCGGATGTAGGCCATGATTTGGCCGTCTTCTTTGAGGCGGGCTCTGGCCTTACGTCTTTGCCGGATTCCGAACACTGCAAGAAGCCAGTAGCCCAATGTCCACACAATGGCGGTGATAACCGAGTCCGCTAGGCCGCGCCGTCCAACCGCCATCCAGACAGCTGTGGCAAACACAAAGAAGAGAATATAGCCGACGGCCATGGCGAGATGGGGGTGCTGCCGGACCCATTTTTTCATGGGGCAATACTAGGTAAGCGCGCCACCATGCGACAGGGCCACGATGACTCGTGGTCAAGGTCCGCGGGACTGGATACCTTGCCTCAGGTGAAAACCTCCGCCTACCGCGCTCCACTAACGACAGCGAAATTTGTAACTGGACTTACTCCCGGTAGATTTCCCGGCGATGACCGGCCTGAACGACGACTATCACGAGTCGGCCGTCGTCGATCCGGTAGAGCACTCGATAATCTCTCGTTCGAACTCGCCACTCAAGCCGCCCTGCCAGCTTCTTGGCGCCAGGCGGACGCGGTGTCTCAGCCAGCAACTCGATGGCCGCCTGGACCCGGCGGCGGCCCTCGGGAGGAAGCTTGCGCAGCTGCCGCAATGCAGCCGGCAGGACCGTGATGTTGTAGTTCACGTCAGTCCCAGGTCGCGCTTGACGTCCTCCCAAGGGATCGGCGTCTGACCGGTCTGTTCCATCTCTTCCCATGCCAGGTCGACTGCTCGGATGTCTTCGAGTTCTTCCGCAGCCTCGCGAAGGCGCTCCAGCTCGGCGGAATCAATTACTGCCGCGACCCGAATTCCGCGGCGCGTGAGGAATACCGGTTCGCGCTCGCGGTGTGCCGTGTCCACAATAGTTGCGAGGTGGTTCCGGGCCTCGGTGATGGCTATGTCGGTCATGCATTAGATGTTACGGCAAATACGGCAAAATGTACGTTGCGTACAGAACTGCCGATAACGTTGGTTCGGGCTATTTTGATGCTCCTATAGCTGTCAATGGTCGTTGAGCCAGCTTTCGTAGCGTTGGTGGAAGTGGTCGTCACGGGTGAGTCCGCGTTCGAGTCTGGATAGTGCGGTGGGCCAGACGCGGAGGTCATCGGCGGCGGCCTGGAGCGTGATGTTCTTGGTTTTGCGCAGGGCGCGGAGTGCTGCAGCGTCCGGTGCCGGTTGCGGGTGTAGGAGCTGGTCGTAGAGTTCGCGTGCGACGTAGCGTTTGAGGCAGCGCATGATTTCCTTGGTGCTCTTGCCTTCTGCCCGGCGCCGGGCGACATAGGTTCTCGTGCGAGTGTCACTCATCATTCGGACGAGAACGACATGGTGGATCGCCTTGTTCGCTTGCCGGTCGCCGCCGCGGCTGAGCCGGTGCCGTATGGTCTTACCGGAGGATGCGGGGATCGGTGCGACGCCGACGAGGGCTGCGAATTGCGCTTCGGTGCAGATCCTTTCGGGGTTGTCGCCCACGGTGACCAGCAGCTGGCTTGCCACGTCGGTGCCGACCCCGTGCAGGTCGCGGAGCAAGGGCGCGTGAGTGGTGATGATCGCGTCGAGTTCAGCATCGATCAACGCTATTTCCTGGTGCAACGCGCGGTACCGGGTAGCGAGGCGTTTGAGCGCGGTAGCGGTAGCGTTCAGGGGTTCTGAGATGGTCCCTGCCGGACGGGTCTTTTCCAGTGCGGACATCTGCGCTGTTCTGGTCAGGCCCCGGTATTTGGCGCGGAGCGGCTCCGGAGCGGAGACAAGGAAGCTCTGGATCTGGTTCATGACCGCAACCCGTGCCCGCATCGCCGTGGATCTCTCAGACCGCAGGACACGCAGTGACTCCACAGCCCCGTCGCGCGCTTTCGGCGTGGCGGTGCCACGGCCAGCCAACGCGGACTCCGCAGCCTGATAAGCATCCAATGGGTCCGATTTGCCCTTTAGGCGGCGCCCCTGCCGGTTCGGGCGCATGACCTCCAGGACTTGGATGCCCTCACGGCTCAGGACGCGGGAGAGCTCGGCTCCGTAACTGCCGGTGCCCTCCACGCCTACGGCCACGACCGGACCGAAGCCGATGATGAACTCCACAATCTTCCGGTAACCGGAACCCACGGCCAGGAACTCCCTGTCTGCCAGATGTTGTCCGGTTTCGCTGATGACGGCGACGTGATGGGTATCGGCATGCGTATCGATCCCGGCGATGACTTTCGGATGCTGTTTTGCCATGATGAAACTGCCCTGACCTTCCGTTGCGTGCGATGGAACACGAGGGGGGCGTGGCGGCCGGGTGGGCAGACAAGACAGTAACGGGATTCTTTGAGCAGGCTCCTATGAGGTCATGTCCACCTGGGCCGCCGCGCATACTGCAGCCTGTGTCGCGGCGGACAGATCAAAATCAAGACAAACCCCAAAGGGCGTCAGTCGGAGGCAGAGCCACACCGCAACACAAGCCAATTCCATCATTACTGTCGGTGCCTGCTGGCAGAGTAGTGCCATGGAAGCGATCGGACATCTCACCACCCGCCAGGGCGCCGCGCCCGGTGGCCGGTTTGTGGTGTCCCCTGGGGTGCGGGCGCCTTGGAGGGTGCCTGCGGCTGGTCAGTCGCTGATGCCGCGCCGGTTCGCTCTGCTGGATCCGGGTGAAGCTCACGGCGGCAGTCACGGTGGTCCGCAGCGGGTTCTGGAGGGTGCTCTTGCAGCGTTACGCTCGCTGGCGCGGACGGCGGTCGACGACGTCGGGCCGTTGGGGTTGCCGGATTCCGCGGCGTTTGCCTCCGGCGTGGAGGAACTCTCCCGCACCCTGGACTACTTGCAGCTCGTCGCCGCGGGGCAGTTGCATCGGGTGCGGCAGCAGGAGCCGGCCGCCGGAACTGGCTGGACGACCGGCTGGGGAGCCGAAACGCGGGCGGACGGCTCCAGCGATGGTCCCGGCAGCCCCGAAATTGAAGGCGGAGCAGCCGAGGCGAGTGCCGACGTCGGGAACGGCAGTCTCGCCGCGACGTCCGCCGTCGCCGGGTTCCGGGAGTTCCGGAACACAGGCGAGCACCTGCGCTCGCTTCTGCGGATCAGCGCGGCCGAGGCGCGCCGCCGTCTTGCTTTGGCGGAGGATCTGCTGCCGGGACGCTCCCTGACGGGGCAGCGGATCCAGCCGCGGTATGGGGAAGTGGCCGCGGCCCTGGCCTGCGGGAGCATCGCGTCCCGGCCGGCCACCACCATCACCATGGCTCTGGATCGCGTCCGGCCCCTGTGCAGCCGCGAGACAGCAGCGGACATGGAACACGCATTGACCCTGACGGCGACCGAGAACGACGCCGATTTCCTGGCCAGGATTGCCCGGCGCTGGACCGACGCGATCGACCAGGACGGTGCCGAGCCCAGCGAAGAAACCCTGCGCCACCTCCAAGGCGCTTTCCTGCGGCGGCCCA
This genomic interval from Arthrobacter sp. FW306-2-2C-D06B contains the following:
- a CDS encoding HNH endonuclease signature motif containing protein, translated to MEAIGHLTTRQGAAPGGRFVVSPGVRAPWRVPAAGQSLMPRRFALLDPGEAHGGSHGGPQRVLEGALAALRSLARTAVDDVGPLGLPDSAAFASGVEELSRTLDYLQLVAAGQLHRVRQQEPAAGTGWTTGWGAETRADGSSDGPGSPEIEGGAAEASADVGNGSLAATSAVAGFREFRNTGEHLRSLLRISAAEARRRLALAEDLLPGRSLTGQRIQPRYGEVAAALACGSIASRPATTITMALDRVRPLCSRETAADMEHALTLTATENDADFLARIARRWTDAIDQDGAEPSEETLRHLQGAFLRRPKHGLQHVEIFATQDQYEHLLTVMNTATNPRTRTSGEPGPEDDAVEAGGGSAPANAPADGLPGGSGDDAASLDRRTRAQKLLDGLLGACKIALATGALPAAGGQRPQIMATIDHRDLLASVKEAGQLTFLGQSGQAGRADGSQQDTGSFAFTGPVPAATLRKIACDADIIPVVLGGEGQVLDIGRASRIFPAHIRKAITARDKGCAFPSCTMPAPWCEAHHITYWSRGGPSSADNGVLLCSHHHHLIHKEEWHIQVQTGVPWFIPPPHIDPRQQPRRNHYFQV
- a CDS encoding IS110 family transposase, which translates into the protein MAKQHPKVIAGIDTHADTHHVAVISETGQHLADREFLAVGSGYRKIVEFIIGFGPVVAVGVEGTGSYGAELSRVLSREGIQVLEVMRPNRQGRRLKGKSDPLDAYQAAESALAGRGTATPKARDGAVESLRVLRSERSTAMRARVAVMNQIQSFLVSAPEPLRAKYRGLTRTAQMSALEKTRPAGTISEPLNATATALKRLATRYRALHQEIALIDAELDAIITTHAPLLRDLHGVGTDVASQLLVTVGDNPERICTEAQFAALVGVAPIPASSGKTIRHRLSRGGDRQANKAIHHVVLVRMMSDTRTRTYVARRRAEGKSTKEIMRCLKRYVARELYDQLLHPQPAPDAAALRALRKTKNITLQAAADDLRVWPTALSRLERGLTRDDHFHQRYESWLNDH
- a CDS encoding NAD(P)H-quinone dehydrogenase yields the protein MTMHPDFSSPRIAILGGGPGGYEAAMVAAHLGARVTLIERAGLGGSAVLTDVVPSKTLIATADLMTRVGEAGELGVKFAVDGSDVAPGMRADLGHINDRVLHLAREQSDDIRVGLENLGVEILMGSGKLLDNHTIEVITSDGIKTITADAILLAVGAHPRELPTAKPDGERILNWAQIYNLEELPEDLIVVGSGVTGAEFASAYNGLGSNVTLISSRDQVLPGSDTDAAQVLEGVFKRRGVRVLSRSRAEAVERTDAGVKVTLGDGSVVTGSHCLVCVGSIPNTAGIGLEEAGVAVTESGHIKVDGVSRTTAPNIYAAGDCTGILALASVAAMQGRIAVAHFLGDAVMPIKLHQVASNIFTSPEIASVGVSEADLESGKYQGDVVMLSLLSNARAKMRNTKDGFVKIIARKGSGTVIGGVVIGPNASELIFPIAVAVKQKLHVDDLASTFTVYPSLTGSISEAARRLHVHM
- a CDS encoding type II toxin-antitoxin system Phd/YefM family antitoxin, encoding MTDIAITEARNHLATIVDTAHREREPVFLTRRGIRVAAVIDSAELERLREAAEELEDIRAVDLAWEEMEQTGQTPIPWEDVKRDLGLT
- a CDS encoding type II toxin-antitoxin system RelE family toxin, which codes for MNYNITVLPAALRQLRKLPPEGRRRVQAAIELLAETPRPPGAKKLAGRLEWRVRTRDYRVLYRIDDGRLVIVVVQAGHRREIYRE